Sequence from the bacterium genome:
GTCATCCACCGCTTCGAGCAGACCTGCGCCCTGGCCGGGCTCAAGCCCGGGCAGATCATCGAGCCGCGGCATATGGCGGCGGCGGCGGCCCACCCGGAGAGTTATCCGGCCCGGCTGCCTTCGGGCATCCGGCGCTATTTGTACCTAAGCCACTGCAACGGCCTCGCGGAACAGAAGATGGCCCGGGAAGTCTGGAGCGCCATCCCCCCCGGACTTTATGACGGGCTTCTGGCGGGAAATTCCGTCGAAGGAAAATTCTACGCATCTGGAGATTCCGCATGATCGAAACGCGCAAGATCCTGGCCGCGCTCAAGGGCCGCGAGGAGGAGATCATCGCCACCCTGCGGGAGGCGGTGTCCGTGGATTCGCCCACCTTTCCGGGGACGGGTACCTCGAAGGTCGCCGGCATTTTCGAGGAAAAATACCGATCCATCGGCGCCGAGACCGAGCGGCTTCCCGGCACCCATGGCACGGGGGATCATCTCCTCGCCCGCTTCCGGGGGAACAACAAGGATTCGGGGCGGATTTTCATCATCGGCCACTGCGATACGGTCTTCCCGGAAGGGGAGGCCGCACGCCGTCCCTTCACCCTCGAAGGGGATCGTGCCCGCGGACCGGGCGTGGCCGACATGAAGGGCGGGCTCGTGAACTGCTTCTTCGCCCTCTCGGCGCTGATGGCGGCGGGCTTCCGGGAGTTCGGCGAAATCCTGGTGCTCTACGACACGGACGAGGAGCTGGGAAACCCCTCTTCGCGGGCGCTCATCGAAAAATGGGGGAAAGACGCGAAAGCGTCCTTGATCATCGAGCCGGGGCGGGCCGACGGCTCGATCGTCGCGGCGCGCAAGGGCAGCCTCTACGGGGAGGTGAACATCCATGGAGTGGCCGCCCACGCCGGGGTGGACATGGATAAGGGCCGAAGCGCCGTCCACGAGCTGGCGCATAAGATCCTCGATGTCTACGCACTCACACGAGAGGGCGGCACCGTGAACGTGACCGGCCTCTCGGGCGGGGAGCGCCCGCACATCGTCGCCGCCTCGGCGGGGTGCTTCGTCGAAATCCGGGCCGACCGGCAGCAGACGCTCGATGGGATGGCGGCGGAACTTCGCGAACTCATCGCCAAACCCGCCATCGACGGCACTTCGCTGGAGCTGACGATAAAAGGCGGAAGGCCGGCCATGGAGAGGAACGAGAAAACCGACTGGCTGATCGGCCTGGCGAAGCCGGTGGCCGAAGAGGCGGGCTTTGAACTGACCTTCACGCCAACCGGCGGCGGCTCGGACGGAAACTATCTCTCCCCGCTCGGGGTGCCCGTGCTGGACGGGCTCGGCCCGGTGGGCGGCGGGCTGCACACGGCGGAGGAGTATCTCGAGATTCCGAGCCTGGTTCCGCGCGCCGCCCTGCTGGCGGGTCTTATCGCCCGGCTCGGAGCGGCCGGATAAAGGGCAAAAAAAAACCGCGGCTCCCGCCGCGGCATGCCATTCACAAAGTGCGCTTTACGCGATGACGCTGATGTTTGCGCCGCGGCTTCCCGCGATGGCCTCCACCGCTTTTTGCTCGATGGCGGAACTGGCGGCCTGAGATGCCCGGATCAGCGGAGGCGAATTTTGGCTCTTTTGAATTTTTTCGGTGCTCATCGGGAACTCCCGCGCCACATCCTCGCCCGTGGCCGCGACCGGAAGCGGAAGATCCTTCGCACTCAGGCCCGCGCCGAACTGCGCCCTGTTCGTGCCAGTGGCAGCGCCCGATGAACTGATGGACGGCTCAAACCCTGCGGCCACTAAAGACTCTCCTCCGACAGAAA
This genomic interval carries:
- a CDS encoding M20 family metallopeptidase encodes the protein MIETRKILAALKGREEEIIATLREAVSVDSPTFPGTGTSKVAGIFEEKYRSIGAETERLPGTHGTGDHLLARFRGNNKDSGRIFIIGHCDTVFPEGEAARRPFTLEGDRARGPGVADMKGGLVNCFFALSALMAAGFREFGEILVLYDTDEELGNPSSRALIEKWGKDAKASLIIEPGRADGSIVAARKGSLYGEVNIHGVAAHAGVDMDKGRSAVHELAHKILDVYALTREGGTVNVTGLSGGERPHIVAASAGCFVEIRADRQQTLDGMAAELRELIAKPAIDGTSLELTIKGGRPAMERNEKTDWLIGLAKPVAEEAGFELTFTPTGGGSDGNYLSPLGVPVLDGLGPVGGGLHTAEEYLEIPSLVPRAALLAGLIARLGAAG